Proteins encoded by one window of Chondromyces crocatus:
- the mutT gene encoding 8-oxo-dGTP diphosphatase MutT, translated as MTSSAQSELVTPAGATTVLVAAAILIEDGRVLLTQRKRGAHLEGAWEFPGGKVEPGEDPRDALARELREEVGIDAAVGDIVEVTFHRYPMKAVLLLFYRATRCTGSPEPRALDVADVRWAAAEALREDEFPPADIVVLSKVRKLLASAAR; from the coding sequence GTGACGTCTTCAGCGCAGAGCGAACTCGTCACGCCGGCAGGGGCGACCACCGTCCTGGTCGCGGCCGCGATCCTCATCGAGGACGGCCGGGTGCTGCTCACGCAGCGCAAGCGCGGCGCGCATTTGGAGGGCGCCTGGGAGTTCCCAGGAGGGAAGGTGGAGCCGGGCGAAGATCCGAGGGACGCGCTCGCGCGCGAGCTGCGCGAGGAGGTGGGGATCGACGCCGCCGTGGGCGATATCGTGGAGGTCACCTTTCATCGCTATCCGATGAAGGCGGTGCTGCTTCTCTTCTACCGAGCGACGCGGTGCACCGGCTCACCAGAGCCGCGCGCCCTCGACGTGGCGGACGTGCGCTGGGCAGCAGCCGAGGCGCTTCGTGAAGACGAATTCCCGCCTGCGGACATCGTAGTGCTGAGCAAGGTTCGCAAGTTGCTGGCGAGCGCCGCGCGGTAG
- the purM gene encoding phosphoribosylformylglycinamidine cyclo-ligase, whose protein sequence is MSVTYRDAGVDIDAGDALVERIKRLAAPTRTPHVLEGIGGFAGLCSVPGGLQDPVLVSGTDGVGTKLKVAFATGVHDTVGIDLVAMCVNDIITVGARPLFFLDYFATGKLDVDVGEAVVRGIADGCKQAGCALLGGETAELPSMYADGEYDLAGFAVGVVERAKLLDGKRVAAGDVVIGVASSGLHSNGYSLARRVFEREMALGMDARVAELGSTVGEVLLTPTRIYARAVAELLGACGEEVRALSHITGGGLPGNVPRVLPEGLGVRLDATSWERPAVFRVIAAGGPVEEAEMRRTFNLGVGLIAVVHRDAADRAVETLQRAGETAWVAGEVLPVGDVAFEERVRFAS, encoded by the coding sequence ATGAGCGTGACCTACCGGGACGCGGGGGTGGACATCGACGCGGGGGACGCGCTGGTCGAGCGCATCAAGCGGCTGGCGGCGCCGACCCGCACGCCGCACGTGCTCGAAGGCATCGGCGGGTTCGCGGGCCTCTGCTCCGTGCCTGGAGGCTTGCAGGACCCGGTGCTCGTGAGCGGCACCGACGGCGTCGGCACCAAGCTCAAGGTTGCCTTTGCCACGGGCGTGCACGACACGGTGGGCATCGATCTCGTCGCCATGTGTGTGAACGACATCATCACCGTCGGCGCTCGCCCGCTCTTCTTCCTGGACTACTTTGCCACCGGCAAGCTCGACGTCGACGTGGGCGAGGCCGTGGTCCGCGGCATCGCCGACGGCTGCAAGCAAGCTGGCTGCGCCCTCCTCGGCGGGGAGACGGCGGAGCTGCCGAGCATGTACGCCGATGGCGAGTACGATCTCGCCGGCTTCGCCGTCGGTGTCGTCGAGCGTGCCAAGCTGCTCGACGGCAAACGCGTCGCGGCGGGCGACGTGGTGATCGGTGTGGCTTCGAGCGGGCTGCACTCCAACGGCTATTCTCTCGCGCGCCGCGTCTTCGAGCGCGAGATGGCGCTGGGGATGGACGCGCGGGTGGCGGAGCTGGGGAGCACGGTGGGCGAGGTGCTCCTGACGCCGACGCGGATCTACGCGCGTGCGGTGGCGGAGCTGCTCGGTGCTTGTGGCGAGGAGGTACGCGCGCTCTCGCACATCACGGGGGGCGGCTTGCCTGGCAACGTGCCTCGCGTGCTGCCCGAGGGCCTGGGGGTCCGTCTCGATGCGACGAGCTGGGAACGGCCCGCCGTGTTCCGGGTGATCGCGGCGGGCGGGCCCGTGGAAGAAGCCGAGATGCGCCGCACGTTCAACCTGGGTGTGGGGCTGATCGCCGTGGTGCACCGTGACGCCGCAGACCGGGCCGTCGAGACCTTGCAGCGCGCGGGGGAGACGGCGTGGGTGGCTGGCGAGGTGCTGCCCGTGGGCGACGTCGCGTTCGAGGAGCGGGTGCGCTTCGCTTCGTAA
- a CDS encoding tetratricopeptide repeat protein: MSSSLFASGTGLPAPACGTKPLAVCEAACAEGDAPSCSRAADLVMRERARGPQRVAVAATMHDRACTLGFTPGCRELGRLLERGVSGTLKSDIDKAFDLQDRTCGAGDAAACAELGRMALSAPARAAVQWNGLELLERACEGGDGPGCRRLAHAVAFGQGTPVDAARARKLLQRGVTVSAAACDTGDLRACVQLGRALLEGEGTRPDGVRAAALLGRACEEGNPDGCHWLGVYHGRVATPDRALATALHRQACEEGSALGCQGLGDALVRGSGTRRDVAQGEALCHRACDASAEACDTVSARIDEGLASTAEPSTARRLHERACAAGSTRGCGRLALDTLRASSGPRAEAHAFQQLGAACHAGLVGACAQLGEAHAEGTGVPRDARRAASLWQIDCEAGVPHACQALGEATLEGRGVSADPARAQALLRKACDAGLPSSCTVLGYHRSMSAGASQSGSEATTWLERACREGDPLACTLAAATPEQRPALRKKFQRARECAWLVEGINRGVERIEASATASAEEASDAKGLRQLASAMEDSEREIGTLRLTDPTLLQHAAAYRTMARTIANVSRQVASGVEEGDPQRSLGGFAAVIEVLAGEGTLVDDINELCSPTP; this comes from the coding sequence GTGTCGTCGTCCCTCTTCGCCTCGGGCACCGGCTTGCCGGCACCCGCGTGCGGAACGAAGCCGCTCGCCGTGTGCGAGGCAGCCTGTGCCGAGGGGGATGCGCCGAGCTGCAGCCGCGCCGCCGACCTGGTGATGCGAGAGCGCGCGCGGGGTCCGCAGCGGGTCGCGGTCGCCGCGACGATGCATGACCGAGCTTGCACCCTCGGGTTCACACCGGGATGCCGCGAGCTGGGGCGGCTCCTCGAACGTGGGGTGTCGGGCACGCTGAAGAGCGACATCGACAAGGCATTCGATCTGCAAGACCGGACCTGTGGTGCAGGCGACGCCGCCGCTTGCGCCGAACTCGGGCGCATGGCGCTCTCGGCACCGGCGCGCGCGGCCGTGCAGTGGAACGGCCTCGAACTGCTCGAGCGCGCCTGCGAGGGAGGTGATGGGCCAGGGTGCCGACGGCTCGCGCACGCCGTCGCGTTCGGCCAGGGGACCCCGGTGGACGCCGCGCGCGCCAGGAAGCTGCTGCAGCGCGGGGTCACGGTGAGCGCCGCGGCCTGCGACACCGGCGACCTGCGCGCTTGCGTGCAGCTCGGCCGCGCGCTGCTCGAAGGCGAGGGCACGCGACCCGACGGCGTGCGCGCGGCGGCGCTGCTCGGCCGCGCCTGCGAGGAGGGCAACCCGGACGGCTGCCACTGGCTCGGGGTGTACCACGGCCGGGTCGCCACGCCGGATCGGGCACTGGCCACCGCGCTCCACCGACAGGCCTGTGAAGAAGGGAGTGCGCTCGGCTGTCAGGGTCTCGGCGATGCGCTGGTCCGTGGCAGTGGGACCCGCCGTGACGTGGCCCAGGGCGAAGCGCTCTGCCACCGCGCCTGCGACGCAAGCGCCGAGGCATGCGACACGGTGAGCGCGCGCATCGACGAAGGGCTGGCCTCTACCGCCGAGCCGAGCACGGCCAGGCGCCTGCACGAGCGCGCCTGCGCCGCAGGCAGCACGCGCGGCTGCGGTCGCCTCGCCCTCGACACGCTGCGTGCGTCCAGCGGGCCGCGCGCCGAGGCGCACGCCTTTCAGCAGCTCGGTGCGGCCTGTCATGCTGGGCTCGTGGGGGCCTGCGCACAGCTCGGTGAGGCCCACGCCGAGGGAACAGGTGTCCCTCGGGACGCGCGGCGAGCGGCGTCCCTGTGGCAGATCGACTGCGAGGCCGGGGTGCCGCACGCCTGCCAGGCGCTGGGCGAGGCCACCCTGGAGGGCCGAGGCGTGAGCGCCGATCCGGCACGCGCGCAAGCGTTGCTCCGCAAGGCCTGCGACGCCGGGCTACCCAGCAGCTGCACGGTCCTCGGCTACCACCGCTCGATGAGCGCTGGCGCCTCGCAGAGCGGGAGCGAGGCGACCACCTGGCTCGAACGGGCGTGCCGCGAGGGGGATCCGCTCGCCTGCACCCTCGCTGCGGCCACGCCGGAGCAGCGGCCCGCGCTACGAAAGAAGTTCCAGCGTGCGCGGGAGTGCGCCTGGCTGGTCGAGGGCATCAACCGGGGCGTCGAGCGGATCGAGGCGAGCGCCACGGCGAGCGCAGAGGAGGCGAGCGATGCGAAAGGCCTGCGTCAGCTCGCTTCGGCGATGGAGGACAGCGAGCGCGAGATCGGCACGCTTCGCCTGACGGACCCGACGCTGCTCCAGCATGCAGCCGCCTACCGCACCATGGCGCGGACGATCGCGAACGTGAGCCGTCAGGTCGCCAGCGGGGTCGAGGAGGGAGATCCGCAGCGCAGCCTCGGCGGGTTTGCGGCCGTGATCGAGGTCCTCGCTGGCGAAGGCACGCTCGTCGACGACATCAACGAGCTCTGCAGCCCCACGCCCTGA
- a CDS encoding PhzF family phenazine biosynthesis protein, giving the protein MPSFDYMTVDVFTSSRFGGNPLAVIPDARGLDPALMQRLAVEFNYSEITFVLPPRDPAHTARVRIFTPTAEIPFAGHPNVGTAFLLGRQGVLFDRPVGDVMHFEEDAGLVEVTVLRETDAIVGARIVAPGALEVGDRIAPKVVASCASLSAEHITTVHHPPVMASVGLPFVLAEVTDLAALGRARPNGNAFVETDTRMPRPEGHLSLFLYARVPSSNGVPRVRARMFAPLDDIQEDPATGSASAALGAYLASLRPEPDLDTHLVIEQGVEMGRPSTIEVHVRKSAGAVRHVAISGRCIPVMVGRIEI; this is encoded by the coding sequence ATGCCTTCCTTCGACTACATGACCGTCGACGTCTTCACGTCGAGCCGCTTCGGTGGCAACCCCCTCGCCGTCATCCCTGACGCGCGCGGCCTCGATCCAGCGCTCATGCAGCGCCTCGCCGTCGAGTTCAACTACTCGGAGATCACCTTCGTCCTCCCTCCGCGCGATCCGGCGCACACCGCGCGCGTCCGGATCTTCACCCCCACCGCCGAGATCCCCTTCGCCGGGCACCCCAACGTCGGCACGGCGTTCCTCCTCGGCCGCCAGGGCGTACTCTTCGACCGACCCGTCGGTGACGTGATGCACTTCGAAGAAGACGCGGGCCTCGTCGAGGTGACCGTCCTTCGCGAGACCGACGCCATCGTGGGCGCGCGCATCGTGGCGCCCGGTGCGCTCGAGGTGGGTGATCGCATCGCACCGAAGGTGGTCGCCTCGTGCGCCAGTCTCTCGGCGGAGCACATCACGACGGTCCACCACCCGCCCGTCATGGCCTCGGTGGGGTTGCCCTTCGTCCTCGCCGAGGTCACCGACCTCGCGGCCCTCGGGCGCGCTCGCCCGAACGGCAACGCGTTCGTCGAGACCGACACCAGGATGCCGCGACCCGAGGGTCACCTGTCGCTCTTCCTCTACGCGCGCGTCCCGTCATCGAACGGTGTCCCCCGGGTGCGGGCGCGCATGTTCGCGCCACTCGACGACATCCAGGAAGATCCAGCGACGGGAAGCGCTTCGGCGGCACTGGGAGCCTACCTCGCATCCCTGCGACCCGAGCCCGACCTCGACACCCATCTGGTCATCGAGCAAGGCGTCGAGATGGGTCGGCCGAGCACCATCGAGGTGCACGTCCGCAAGTCCGCTGGCGCAGTGCGCCATGTGGCGATCAGCGGTCGATGCATCCCGGTCATGGTCGGCCGGATCGAGATCTGA
- a CDS encoding FG-GAP repeat protein, which yields MLGALSCSSAPSTEALAEPEGVDSASTVPTEGLGTVPEVPSRRALGRAAEGAGSLPLGLRAAYIASVQAGASSAYAVKPAAGGLRAESPAQRLETTLTAEGVQLAPRGGEAAWRFGLTPRGWGCGDRWVSAAPVVPEGEGNRVTYARAGLTEWYVNGPLGLEQGFTVAARPCAAGVGGEVIVALALTGDLHAVLAEDGGTVALRNGSGEVALRYGELHVVDATGRTLAARLQVEGDEIAIVVDDAGAVYPLVIDPLIETGQTKLLAADGKEGHHFGYSVAVAGDTAVVGALLDGERGAAAGAAYVFVRSEEGWTQQAKLLASDGGIDDHFGASVAMSGDTIVVGAMATPQRATAGAAYVFVRSEEGWTQQAKLRAMRGQAGDLFGEAVAISGELVVVGASSDPEHGPFSGAAHVFVRSEGEWYHQAKLTGAQEVADRFGGSVAVSEGTVVVGSSGDDSAEADAGAAYVFGLVEGAWTQQAMLVAQDAVLGDGFGGSVAISRGTVVVGARGSDVGGQDAGAAYVFTRSRAEWAEQAKLVASDGAAGSAFGHVAIAGDTVVVGSSGDSSLGRAAGATYVFGRAGGRWTEHAKLLASDGAADDRFGAPVAISGNTVLVGAYTDDDLGDASGSAFVFSLENTDVEVESEDDGGCGCVVAGASGSGGPSAAWLLAALLGLRASSSRRWRARR from the coding sequence TTGCTGGGTGCCCTGTCGTGCAGCTCCGCTCCGTCGACGGAGGCGCTCGCCGAGCCCGAGGGCGTGGACAGCGCCTCCACGGTGCCGACGGAGGGGCTGGGCACGGTGCCGGAAGTGCCGTCGAGGCGCGCGCTGGGGCGTGCTGCAGAAGGCGCAGGATCGTTGCCGCTGGGGCTCCGTGCGGCGTACATCGCCTCCGTGCAGGCGGGCGCGTCGAGCGCGTATGCGGTGAAGCCTGCGGCTGGAGGGCTCCGGGCCGAGAGCCCGGCGCAGCGCCTGGAGACGACGTTGACGGCCGAGGGGGTCCAGCTCGCACCGCGTGGAGGAGAGGCTGCGTGGCGCTTCGGGCTGACGCCGCGCGGGTGGGGCTGCGGCGACCGGTGGGTCTCCGCCGCGCCTGTGGTCCCCGAGGGCGAAGGGAACCGCGTGACGTATGCGCGGGCCGGGCTGACGGAGTGGTACGTGAACGGGCCGCTCGGGCTGGAACAGGGCTTCACCGTGGCGGCGCGGCCTTGTGCCGCTGGTGTTGGCGGGGAGGTCATCGTCGCGCTGGCGCTCACGGGGGACCTGCACGCGGTGCTGGCAGAGGATGGCGGGACCGTCGCGCTGCGGAACGGTTCAGGAGAGGTGGCGTTGCGCTACGGCGAGCTGCACGTCGTCGACGCGACGGGGCGGACGCTCGCGGCGCGGCTCCAGGTGGAGGGAGACGAGATCGCGATCGTCGTCGACGATGCCGGTGCGGTGTATCCGCTGGTCATCGATCCGCTGATCGAGACGGGTCAGACGAAGCTCCTCGCTGCCGACGGAAAAGAGGGACATCACTTCGGGTACTCGGTCGCCGTGGCAGGAGACACGGCGGTCGTCGGTGCGCTGCTCGATGGCGAGCGAGGTGCGGCTGCGGGGGCGGCGTACGTGTTCGTGCGTTCCGAGGAGGGCTGGACGCAGCAAGCGAAGCTCCTCGCCTCTGATGGGGGGATCGACGATCACTTCGGTGCGTCGGTCGCCATGTCGGGCGACACGATCGTGGTCGGTGCGATGGCGACGCCGCAGCGCGCGACGGCAGGGGCGGCGTACGTGTTCGTGCGCTCCGAGGAAGGCTGGACGCAGCAAGCGAAGCTGCGCGCCATGCGGGGTCAGGCGGGAGATCTCTTCGGCGAGGCGGTGGCGATCTCGGGGGAGCTGGTGGTGGTCGGCGCGTCGTCGGACCCGGAGCACGGGCCGTTCTCGGGCGCGGCGCACGTGTTCGTGCGGTCGGAGGGAGAGTGGTACCACCAGGCGAAGCTCACCGGTGCGCAGGAGGTTGCCGACAGGTTCGGGGGCTCGGTGGCCGTCTCCGAGGGGACGGTGGTGGTGGGGTCGAGCGGCGATGACAGCGCGGAGGCGGACGCCGGCGCGGCCTACGTGTTCGGGCTGGTGGAGGGGGCGTGGACGCAGCAAGCCATGCTCGTCGCGCAGGATGCGGTCCTGGGCGACGGGTTCGGGGGCTCGGTGGCGATCTCGCGCGGGACGGTGGTCGTCGGAGCGCGCGGGAGTGACGTCGGTGGCCAGGACGCGGGGGCGGCGTACGTGTTCACGCGCTCGAGGGCGGAGTGGGCCGAGCAGGCGAAGCTCGTCGCCTCGGATGGCGCGGCGGGGAGCGCCTTCGGGCACGTCGCGATCGCCGGTGACACGGTGGTGGTGGGGTCGAGCGGCGACAGCAGCCTCGGCCGAGCGGCTGGCGCCACCTACGTGTTCGGGCGCGCCGGTGGTCGCTGGACCGAGCATGCGAAGCTTCTGGCCAGCGATGGCGCGGCCGACGATCGTTTCGGCGCCCCCGTGGCGATCTCGGGCAACACGGTGCTCGTGGGGGCGTACACGGACGACGACCTGGGTGATGCGTCCGGCTCGGCGTTCGTGTTCTCGCTGGAGAACACGGACGTGGAGGTGGAGAGCGAAGATGATGGGGGATGCGGCTGCGTGGTGGCTGGTGCCTCGGGCTCGGGGGGGCCGAGCGCGGCGTGGCTCCTGGCGGCCTTGCTCGGGCTGAGGGCCTCTTCGTCCCGGCGTTGGCGCGCACGTCGCTGA